In the Nitrospirales bacterium LBB_01 genome, one interval contains:
- a CDS encoding amino acid adenylation domain-containing protein, with the protein MAKKDNIINIYALSPLASGMLYHYLSDTTSSAYFQQMCFTITGWLNLKSFEDSWNELIKRHDALRTIFVYKGVPEPLQIVLKERRMDFKYVYLRPLNPDNSDTEMWLEKDRNSPFNLTKDTPMRITVLHTQDNQYEVIWSFHHILMDGWCTGIIQEEFLAIYNAMISKTSVSLPPVTPYSAYIKWLKLRDYKASSQYWNERLKDFLQSTPLPFKGTNYKQKPYQLKTVTIEASNDISLSLNKLASASGVTVVSVIKALWAVLLGKYNSVTDVVFGLVVSGRPPEIPAIERMIGLFINTIPARLTFNSNETFSDLAYRIHVESTDAQRHEYFSLADIAASHQLKTNLFDHILVFENYPEGSTAMLMGNLNMQLKGFFEQTNYPLEVSILTGKTIRFRFSFDANVYDESDIRATINHLLQLATSACQNPSVSISKMNMLTQPERHKTLHTFNDTAAAFEKASTIIDIFEHQVLLNPDKTAVISDGKHFSFSKLNAMANRIAHHLRDSLGVRAGDLVGIMTERMERLVAGILGVLKASAAYVPIDPILPLKRISYIVEKSGCKVLLTSDKYVKEFSDIFPCAICNINSIKVGETSNPIKEITPESAAYVTYTSGSTGNPKGVMVTHSNVVSFSANMTGVFGLTASDSIFALTTVIFDISVLELIESLLIGMTVALSRDAEILSPPDLMRTLRESAVTALQITPSRLKILLEDGGVDALSALRVLIIGGEPLPVDLFNRLKPLFDSVSVFNVYGPTETTIWSTAKKLNDGALNIGRPLLNESVYVLSSDGSLLPCKTAGEICIGGAGVSKGYYKQEQLTADKFIENPYVPGALIYRTGDLGRWLPTGELECLGRTDDQLKIRGYRVEPGEIECRIKEHSFVKDAAVIATDTNSTEKELTAFIILNNALNESELRDYLSQTLPDYMIPTGFEFIEKFPYTANGKIDRKTLATYRKSTISVTQESFTTPRNSIESTIASIWQSVLGRETIGIKDNFFALAGHSLKAMLIMSKIHKELSIELTLREIMENPTVELLAQVLLRKTQSEFDEIHPVQPSSGPYPLSHSQRRMWVLEQIEGAAGVYNMTVAYLIDGEIEVPILHKSLKILVDRHDLLKTTLVTSQTGAPMQKVNDPTGFASFEGVDISSNSTDALDAARQIAEEESLKPMDLFKGPLFAAKLLLLSEKKYVLIIKAHHIICDGWSFRIITSELLTIYEALLKGTKNPLVPLRINYRDYVAWQSSPVTMEKTQIDKQYWLDKFSSSEIEPLRLPIDFPRPHKQSFSGKTISTQINQSLSDSLLDIGKTHGAGAFSVFVIILKALLYRYSGKSDIILGTPVTGRMHPDLESQVGLFVNTVVIRDEITGSDNFITLLKKIKTTVSEAFDHQRYPFDLLVDELSLSRDMSRHPLFDVMVVFDEIDEEPEKSSNVTGEGLVISELPFDYDVTKFDITFHFTKKQGQVSLNINYADALFMESTITGMAANLVTLAQSFANAPLSQLKHLKAVSDETLLLDKFAGFDTPFSHEKSIVDVFIEKAADCAERPAIITKDGAVSYAELHRQTDTLANTLTQQFNVKCGDIVAVMLPRGRSLITALLGVLKAGTVYMPLDTNFPHERLDYVLKDSGCKLVLTESTTAVFEHLSKSYQVIDVLNLPLNDTVTYQSVVSVGDLAYVIYTSGSTGRPKGVMVEHGGFVNMALEQVRIFEVEQTDRVLQFASPSFDASMSEIFMALFAGAALVPVDNNCIKDPSEFTSFVNDYGVTVATIPPAYMQTLDIEAISAIKTIITAGEAANVGTCLKIAQHSRCFNAYGPTETSVCATIHQISAEHRYAKSIPIGKPIANVYVYVLDADMNLLPVGAAGEICISGVCLARGYLNNESLTSKVFTDNPFKAGMRLYHTGDIGRWLHSGELEFLGRIDDQVKIRGYRVEPLEVERVLSSFPKIKKAIVTAIESSDGKALAAYYNSDETQSVAAIKEHMRKTLPDYMIPAHFIQLDELPMTISGKVNKKLLPPISSISAAAHQTPHTELEVEIASLWESVLGRGDTGVYDNFFDIGGNSITAISLAIKLREHFDPKLPLTVVFEYQTINLQAMGIENVKSFNQTINASPLVLLNKDGDFNVFFLPPLSGYAFVYRDIAKQLEGVTVYGLNYTATDDVLSRYISEIQNNSPCILIGHSVGGNLAFELSRVLGSAIVSDVILIDSYRRVKKSCRNKLQTEEGLQQHYDNFLLQLSYSEVAGELFLKENLVRKTVMEQMTHYAGFVDSVLNDGVTDSNLHLILAEDEIKQDGLNDCHLSRNWENLTKGSYVVYNGFGNHDDMLSGLNTEKNISLIQGILSSFNSIRQKEE; encoded by the coding sequence GTGGCAAAAAAAGATAATATTATAAACATCTATGCACTGAGTCCTTTGGCCTCTGGGATGCTCTATCATTATCTTAGCGATACCACATCCTCTGCGTATTTTCAGCAGATGTGTTTTACCATAACCGGTTGGCTAAATTTAAAGAGTTTTGAGGATTCATGGAATGAGCTAATCAAGCGTCATGACGCTTTAAGAACAATCTTTGTCTATAAAGGCGTACCGGAGCCGCTTCAGATTGTGCTTAAAGAGCGGCGGATGGATTTCAAGTATGTCTATCTGCGCCCGCTTAATCCTGATAACTCTGACACTGAAATGTGGCTTGAAAAGGACAGAAACTCCCCATTTAATCTAACCAAAGATACTCCAATGCGAATTACAGTGCTCCATACACAAGATAACCAATATGAGGTGATATGGAGCTTTCACCATATTTTGATGGATGGCTGGTGCACAGGAATTATTCAAGAGGAGTTTCTTGCTATCTACAACGCTATGATTTCTAAAACCTCCGTTTCGCTGCCTCCTGTAACACCTTACAGCGCTTATATAAAGTGGCTTAAACTGCGCGATTATAAAGCCTCGTCACAATACTGGAATGAAAGGTTGAAAGATTTTTTGCAAAGCACTCCCCTGCCATTTAAAGGAACTAACTATAAGCAAAAACCATATCAGTTGAAAACTGTAACAATTGAAGCCTCCAATGATATTTCCTTATCACTAAATAAACTTGCCTCCGCCTCAGGCGTTACAGTTGTGTCGGTAATCAAGGCGCTCTGGGCAGTGCTGCTTGGGAAATACAACAGTGTTACCGATGTTGTGTTTGGACTTGTTGTCTCCGGAAGACCGCCTGAAATCCCAGCAATAGAACGTATGATTGGTTTATTTATAAATACAATTCCCGCAAGGCTTACCTTTAATAGCAATGAGACTTTTAGTGATTTAGCTTATCGCATTCACGTTGAATCAACAGATGCGCAGCGTCACGAATACTTCAGCCTTGCCGATATTGCTGCATCACATCAACTTAAGACTAACCTGTTTGACCACATACTCGTGTTTGAAAATTATCCGGAGGGCAGCACCGCCATGCTGATGGGAAATCTTAATATGCAATTGAAAGGTTTTTTTGAACAAACTAATTATCCCCTTGAAGTAAGCATATTAACAGGGAAAACCATACGGTTTAGATTTTCCTTTGACGCTAATGTATATGACGAAAGCGACATTCGTGCAACCATAAACCATCTGCTCCAACTTGCCACCTCTGCCTGCCAAAACCCATCTGTGAGCATCTCTAAAATGAATATGCTGACACAGCCGGAAAGACATAAGACTCTTCATACATTTAACGATACAGCCGCCGCATTTGAAAAGGCATCTACAATTATAGATATTTTTGAGCATCAGGTGCTTTTAAACCCAGACAAGACAGCTGTAATTTCCGATGGCAAACATTTTTCATTTTCCAAACTTAATGCGATGGCAAATCGTATTGCCCATCACCTTAGAGACTCATTGGGCGTCAGAGCAGGCGATCTTGTCGGCATTATGACAGAGCGTATGGAGCGGCTTGTTGCAGGGATATTGGGAGTATTGAAGGCATCGGCAGCCTATGTGCCAATTGACCCCATACTGCCGCTTAAACGAATTAGCTATATAGTTGAAAAGAGCGGATGTAAAGTGCTGCTTACATCAGACAAATATGTTAAGGAATTTTCTGATATTTTCCCCTGTGCCATATGTAACATTAATTCAATTAAAGTGGGAGAAACCTCAAACCCTATAAAAGAAATAACACCGGAGTCGGCAGCATACGTCACATATACCTCTGGCTCAACCGGTAATCCTAAAGGCGTTATGGTGACGCATTCAAATGTGGTTTCATTTTCTGCCAACATGACAGGCGTGTTTGGTCTAACTGCTTCTGACAGCATTTTTGCGCTTACTACTGTTATTTTTGATATTTCCGTGCTTGAGCTTATAGAGAGCCTCCTAATCGGCATGACAGTGGCGCTTAGCCGTGATGCCGAAATCCTTAGCCCGCCTGATTTGATGCGAACACTCAGAGAATCAGCCGTTACCGCTCTTCAGATTACCCCGTCACGGTTAAAAATTCTCCTTGAGGACGGCGGCGTTGATGCTCTTAGCGCTCTAAGAGTGTTAATCATAGGCGGTGAACCTCTGCCGGTTGATTTATTTAATAGGCTTAAACCGCTCTTTGACTCTGTCAGTGTTTTTAATGTTTATGGTCCCACAGAGACCACTATATGGTCAACCGCTAAAAAGTTAAACGATGGAGCGCTCAATATCGGTCGCCCATTGTTAAATGAATCCGTATATGTACTGTCTTCTGACGGCAGCCTTTTACCATGCAAAACGGCTGGGGAAATTTGCATAGGAGGAGCGGGGGTATCAAAGGGGTACTATAAACAGGAACAACTTACAGCAGATAAATTCATAGAAAATCCATACGTGCCTGGAGCGCTGATTTATAGAACCGGAGACCTCGGCAGGTGGCTGCCAACCGGAGAGCTTGAGTGTCTTGGCAGAACCGATGATCAGCTTAAAATTCGCGGCTATCGTGTTGAGCCCGGTGAGATAGAGTGCCGGATAAAAGAGCATTCTTTTGTTAAGGATGCTGCCGTGATTGCAACCGATACTAACTCTACGGAAAAAGAACTGACAGCTTTTATAATACTCAATAATGCGCTAAATGAATCAGAGCTGAGAGACTATCTGTCTCAAACACTGCCTGATTATATGATTCCTACTGGGTTTGAATTTATTGAGAAGTTTCCCTATACGGCAAATGGTAAAATTGATAGAAAAACTCTTGCCACATACAGAAAATCCACCATATCGGTTACACAGGAGAGTTTTACAACTCCTCGAAATAGTATTGAAAGTACGATTGCCTCAATATGGCAATCGGTTTTAGGACGTGAAACAATAGGCATAAAGGACAATTTTTTTGCACTCGCTGGTCACAGTCTCAAGGCAATGCTTATAATGTCAAAAATTCACAAAGAGCTTTCCATTGAACTGACTCTGCGTGAAATAATGGAAAACCCTACTGTTGAATTACTTGCACAAGTTTTATTACGCAAAACACAGTCTGAATTTGACGAAATACATCCGGTGCAGCCATCATCAGGGCCATATCCGCTTTCCCATTCACAGAGACGTATGTGGGTGCTGGAGCAGATTGAGGGTGCTGCTGGGGTATATAACATGACAGTTGCATACCTTATTGACGGGGAAATTGAAGTGCCGATTTTACACAAATCACTGAAAATACTGGTTGACCGCCATGATTTACTAAAGACCACCCTTGTAACTTCACAAACCGGCGCACCAATGCAGAAAGTTAACGACCCTACAGGGTTTGCTTCATTTGAAGGCGTTGACATTTCCTCAAACTCAACTGATGCGCTTGATGCGGCACGGCAAATAGCCGAGGAGGAATCGCTAAAACCAATGGATTTGTTTAAAGGACCATTATTTGCCGCAAAACTCCTGTTACTTTCAGAAAAAAAGTATGTACTTATAATAAAGGCGCATCACATTATTTGTGATGGCTGGTCTTTCAGGATAATCACATCAGAGCTGCTGACTATCTATGAAGCTCTGCTTAAAGGCACTAAGAATCCGCTTGTCCCGCTTAGGATTAACTATAGAGATTATGTTGCATGGCAAAGTTCTCCTGTCACAATGGAAAAAACACAGATAGATAAGCAGTATTGGCTGGATAAGTTTTCCTCTTCAGAGATTGAGCCTCTTAGACTGCCGATTGATTTTCCACGGCCTCACAAGCAATCCTTTAGCGGCAAAACCATAAGCACACAAATCAATCAATCCCTGTCTGACAGCCTTTTGGATATTGGTAAAACTCATGGAGCAGGGGCTTTTTCAGTTTTTGTCATTATTCTAAAAGCGCTTCTGTATCGTTACAGTGGGAAGAGTGATATTATTCTTGGCACGCCTGTAACTGGGAGAATGCACCCTGATTTGGAAAGCCAAGTGGGGCTATTTGTCAACACTGTAGTTATAAGAGATGAAATCACTGGCAGCGACAATTTTATAACACTGCTAAAGAAAATAAAAACCACAGTTTCTGAGGCTTTTGACCATCAGAGGTATCCGTTTGATTTGCTTGTTGACGAGTTATCACTTTCAAGAGATATGAGCCGTCATCCACTTTTTGACGTCATGGTGGTTTTTGATGAAATTGACGAGGAGCCTGAAAAATCATCCAATGTCACTGGAGAGGGGCTTGTTATTTCAGAGCTTCCATTTGACTACGATGTAACAAAGTTTGATATTACCTTCCATTTTACGAAAAAACAGGGACAAGTCTCGTTAAATATAAACTATGCTGATGCGCTCTTTATGGAAAGTACGATTACCGGTATGGCTGCCAATTTAGTGACCCTTGCGCAATCGTTTGCAAACGCCCCACTTAGTCAATTAAAGCATCTTAAGGCGGTAAGCGATGAGACTCTGTTACTTGATAAATTTGCAGGCTTTGACACTCCTTTTTCACACGAGAAAAGTATAGTGGATGTGTTTATAGAGAAGGCGGCAGATTGTGCAGAGCGGCCTGCTATAATCACAAAAGATGGGGCTGTAAGTTATGCGGAACTTCACAGACAAACCGACACTCTTGCTAACACACTAACTCAGCAATTTAATGTGAAATGCGGCGACATTGTAGCGGTAATGCTCCCTCGCGGACGCTCTCTTATTACTGCACTTCTTGGTGTACTAAAAGCAGGCACCGTTTATATGCCGCTTGATACCAATTTCCCACATGAAAGACTTGACTATGTGCTAAAAGACAGCGGATGCAAACTTGTACTTACAGAGAGCACCACTGCTGTGTTTGAACATTTAAGTAAATCATACCAAGTGATTGACGTTTTAAATCTACCGCTTAACGACACTGTAACTTATCAGAGTGTGGTATCAGTGGGCGATTTAGCGTATGTGATATACACATCAGGCTCAACAGGAAGACCAAAGGGCGTTATGGTTGAACACGGTGGGTTTGTAAATATGGCATTAGAGCAGGTGCGAATCTTTGAAGTGGAGCAGACAGACAGGGTGCTTCAGTTTGCCTCGCCGTCTTTTGACGCTTCAATGTCTGAGATATTTATGGCGCTCTTTGCGGGGGCAGCTTTGGTGCCGGTAGATAACAACTGTATTAAAGACCCATCAGAGTTTACATCTTTTGTAAATGACTATGGCGTAACTGTGGCTACAATTCCACCTGCTTACATGCAAACCCTTGATATAGAGGCAATAAGTGCCATAAAAACCATTATCACAGCCGGTGAGGCGGCAAATGTAGGCACTTGTCTTAAAATAGCCCAACACAGCCGGTGTTTTAATGCCTATGGCCCCACAGAGACGTCAGTCTGCGCAACAATTCATCAAATCAGCGCTGAGCACCGCTATGCAAAATCTATCCCAATCGGGAAACCGATAGCTAATGTTTATGTCTATGTGCTTGATGCCGATATGAACCTGCTGCCTGTGGGAGCGGCTGGAGAGATTTGTATTTCCGGTGTCTGTCTTGCAAGGGGTTATCTCAATAATGAGTCACTAACGTCAAAGGTGTTTACAGACAACCCGTTTAAAGCCGGTATGAGGCTTTATCACACGGGGGATATTGGCAGATGGCTGCACAGTGGAGAACTTGAGTTTTTAGGCCGCATTGACGATCAGGTTAAAATAAGAGGCTATCGCGTAGAGCCGCTTGAGGTTGAAAGGGTTTTGTCGTCATTTCCAAAAATAAAAAAAGCAATAGTTACAGCAATAGAATCCTCTGATGGAAAGGCGCTTGCCGCCTACTATAATTCTGATGAAACACAATCTGTGGCAGCCATAAAAGAGCACATGCGAAAAACCCTGCCTGATTATATGATTCCGGCACATTTTATTCAACTTGATGAACTCCCTATGACTATTAGCGGTAAGGTCAACAAAAAACTGCTGCCGCCCATAAGTAGTATCTCTGCTGCCGCTCATCAAACACCGCACACTGAGCTTGAGGTTGAAATTGCCTCTCTATGGGAGTCAGTACTTGGCAGAGGAGATACGGGAGTTTATGATAACTTTTTTGACATTGGCGGCAACAGCATAACCGCTATTAGCTTAGCAATAAAATTACGGGAGCATTTTGACCCCAAACTCCCTCTTACTGTTGTATTTGAATATCAAACCATAAACTTACAAGCTATGGGGATTGAAAACGTGAAAAGTTTTAATCAAACAATTAACGCAAGTCCGCTTGTGCTGCTAAATAAAGACGGGGACTTTAACGTGTTTTTTCTGCCACCTCTTTCCGGTTACGCTTTTGTCTATAGAGACATTGCAAAGCAATTAGAAGGAGTTACAGTGTATGGCCTTAACTATACAGCCACTGATGATGTACTTAGTCGCTATATATCTGAGATACAAAACAATAGCCCTTGTATCCTGATAGGTCACTCAGTGGGTGGTAATCTTGCCTTTGAGTTATCACGGGTACTTGGCAGCGCAATAGTTTCAGATGTGATACTCATTGACTCATACAGAAGGGTAAAGAAATCATGCCGTAACAAACTTCAGACAGAGGAGGGTTTGCAGCAGCATTATGATAATTTTCTTTTGCAACTTAGCTATAGTGAAGTGGCAGGAGAACTCTTTTTGAAAGAAAACCTTGTAAGAAAAACCGTTATGGAACAGATGACTCACTATGCCGGATTTGTTGACAGTGTGTTAAATGACGGTGTTACTGATTCCAACCTGCATCTTATTTTAGCAGAAGACGAAATTAAACAGGACGGACTCAATGACTGCCATCTCAGTCGTAACTGGGAAAATTTGACAAAAGGCAGTTATGTTGTTTACAATGGGTTCGGAAACCATGATGATATGCTCTCCGGGCTTAATACAGAAAAAAACATATCGTTAATTCAAGGTATTCTCAGCAGTTTCAACTCTATCAGACAGAAGGAGGAATAA
- a CDS encoding beta-lactamase family protein: MKRRSEKRARSRILAVLWLSLATVLMLSLLGCGSGSSSDTSGGSSYNSTLTDSQSTKIQTMITERTGNPSYENVPAMVMGIKQDNKTAWYGTAGYSDNSTLTPVKYTDKFRIGSISKTFTATVVLQLAQEGKLSLSDNVSSWLPTVASTLTNYSLGSITIKNLLNHTSGIHTYTDFTDSIFLAAYSNPYRIFTSSEVMSVINSHSPDFTVGTSWEYSNSNYYLLGLIIEAASGETYENQVQKRILTPLGMTSTEVPASGNPYISGSYAHGYMYDSTTSKMIERSDSDPSYPFASGSIVSNIPDLLKWMQALYNGTLLNSTYHALQMSSIDLSTYGMGNYNYGLGIMTEGDYNIIGHRGQIFAYDCSIQHYTTYDYDLAVCVNRSLFDENVTTYANTNSLILYDTLTVLAGSTVKPSTKQPVKRSNVRTPLTEY; encoded by the coding sequence ATGAAACGAAGGTCAGAAAAAAGAGCACGCAGTAGAATTTTAGCAGTATTATGGTTGTCTCTTGCAACAGTCCTTATGTTGTCGCTATTAGGCTGTGGTTCAGGCAGCAGTTCTGACACATCAGGCGGCAGCTCATACAATAGTACCCTGACAGATTCTCAGTCAACTAAGATACAGACCATGATAACTGAAAGAACCGGCAACCCAAGTTATGAAAACGTCCCAGCCATGGTAATGGGAATCAAACAGGACAATAAGACCGCATGGTACGGAACAGCCGGTTATTCTGATAATTCAACTTTAACCCCTGTAAAATATACGGATAAATTCAGAATAGGCAGCATATCTAAGACCTTCACCGCAACAGTGGTGCTGCAGTTAGCTCAGGAGGGTAAACTGTCACTGTCGGATAATGTATCATCATGGCTGCCAACTGTCGCCAGCACTTTAACAAATTATAGTCTTGGTTCGATAACGATAAAAAATCTCCTTAACCACACAAGCGGCATACACACATATACTGACTTCACCGACTCAATATTTTTAGCTGCATATAGCAATCCTTACAGAATATTTACAAGCAGCGAGGTAATGTCTGTGATAAACAGCCATTCTCCCGACTTTACGGTAGGAACCAGTTGGGAGTATTCAAATTCAAACTACTACCTGCTGGGGCTTATAATAGAGGCGGCATCCGGTGAAACATACGAAAATCAGGTACAAAAACGCATACTTACCCCACTGGGAATGACCAGCACAGAGGTTCCGGCTTCTGGGAATCCTTACATAAGCGGCAGTTATGCACACGGCTATATGTATGACAGCACTACAAGCAAGATGATAGAACGTTCAGATAGCGACCCATCTTATCCATTTGCTTCAGGCAGTATTGTTTCTAACATACCTGATCTATTAAAATGGATGCAAGCGCTTTATAACGGCACTTTACTCAACTCAACGTATCATGCGCTGCAGATGAGCTCAATAGACCTAAGCACTTACGGGATGGGTAACTATAACTACGGGCTTGGGATTATGACAGAGGGCGATTACAACATTATCGGTCACAGAGGACAGATATTTGCATATGACTGCTCAATTCAACACTATACTACCTATGACTATGACTTGGCAGTCTGCGTAAACAGATCCCTTTTTGACGAAAACGTTACCACATACGCAAATACCAATTCACTTATTCTCTATGACACTCTCACGGTGCTTGCAGGCAGCACTGTAAAACCATCTACTAAGCAGCCGGTGAAGCGTTCCAATGTCAGGACGCCTTTAACAGAATACTAA
- a CDS encoding type II toxin-antitoxin system HicA family toxin translates to MSNLPALTGKDIISILKRAGFRIERQRGSHVFMRHQDGRTTVVPVHSGEIIGPGLMVKILRDVEMTKEEFIGLQ, encoded by the coding sequence ATGAGTAACCTGCCAGCATTAACTGGGAAGGATATTATCAGCATTTTGAAAAGGGCGGGATTTAGGATTGAAAGACAAAGAGGAAGCCATGTTTTTATGAGGCATCAGGATGGCAGGACTACCGTAGTCCCTGTACATTCAGGTGAAATAATCGGGCCGGGGCTTATGGTCAAAATATTGAGGGATGTGGAAATGACCAAAGAAGAATTTATTGGGCTTCAGTAA
- the acs gene encoding acetate--CoA ligase yields MTDKNSIEVLMEEKRVFSPPQEFSDKAHIKTMKQYEDLYTHSINDPEGFWAEMASEHIHWFKKWDKVLDYDFNKPSVKWFEGGKLNATYNCLDRYVHSPLRNKAAIIWESNYGIINKTYTYQQLYTEVNRFANVLKKHGVQKGDRVMIYLPMVPEIVISMLACARIGAIHSVVFGGFSAQALRDRIQDCGAKLVITADFGSRGGKLVPLKSNADEAVELCNTVKKMIVVKVQMTSSPDVSLKAGRDLWWHDEIGAEDITSFCAPEWMDAEDPLFILYTSGSTGKPKGVLHTTGGYLLYTTLTFKWIFDNRPEDIFFCTADAGWITGHSYIVYGPLSSGATTVLFEGIPTYPDPGRFWKIVEKYGVNVFYTAPTAIRTLMREGDKWVHNHDVSSLRLLGTVGEPINPEAWMWYHSVVGGGKIPIVDTWWQTETGGIMITPLPGAMSLKPGSASKPFFGINPLILKEDGAPTDTNEGGYLTIKTPWPGMLRGTYGDSENKRVKEVYFSRFPGVYFTGDGARRDEDGDFWLMGRIDDVINISGHRIGTAEVESALVSHQHVAEAAVVGYPHDIKGEALYVYVTLNEGIVPTEELRHELEKHVRKVIGPIAVPDKIQFTPFLPKTRSGKIMRRILRKIAHGELENLGDTSTLADPLVVDSLVSGRL; encoded by the coding sequence ATGACTGATAAAAATAGCATAGAGGTTCTAATGGAGGAAAAGAGGGTATTTTCCCCGCCACAGGAGTTTTCAGATAAGGCCCACATAAAAACTATGAAGCAGTATGAAGACCTCTACACTCATTCAATAAATGACCCTGAAGGGTTTTGGGCAGAGATGGCAAGTGAGCACATCCATTGGTTTAAAAAATGGGACAAAGTGCTTGACTATGATTTTAACAAGCCTTCTGTAAAATGGTTTGAAGGCGGAAAACTAAATGCAACATATAACTGTCTTGACAGATATGTCCATTCGCCGCTTAGAAACAAAGCTGCAATAATTTGGGAATCAAACTACGGTATAATAAACAAAACCTATACCTACCAGCAGCTATACACGGAGGTCAACCGTTTTGCCAATGTGTTAAAAAAGCATGGAGTGCAAAAGGGCGACCGTGTGATGATATATCTGCCAATGGTACCAGAAATCGTAATCTCAATGCTCGCTTGCGCTCGCATTGGGGCAATACACAGCGTTGTGTTTGGCGGCTTTAGCGCACAGGCTCTAAGAGACAGAATTCAGGACTGTGGAGCAAAGCTTGTTATAACTGCGGATTTTGGTTCAAGAGGCGGTAAACTCGTCCCCCTAAAGAGCAATGCCGATGAGGCTGTTGAACTCTGCAACACTGTAAAGAAAATGATAGTGGTCAAGGTTCAGATGACCTCATCTCCGGATGTGTCTTTAAAAGCTGGACGAGACCTCTGGTGGCACGATGAGATTGGAGCTGAGGATATTACATCTTTCTGTGCTCCAGAGTGGATGGATGCCGAAGACCCCCTGTTTATCCTCTACACATCGGGTTCAACTGGAAAGCCAAAAGGAGTCCTCCACACAACCGGTGGCTACCTGCTTTATACAACTCTTACGTTTAAGTGGATTTTTGACAACCGTCCTGAGGATATATTCTTTTGCACGGCAGATGCCGGATGGATAACCGGTCACAGCTACATAGTCTATGGCCCCCTTAGCAGTGGTGCCACAACAGTACTCTTTGAGGGCATACCAACGTATCCTGACCCGGGACGCTTTTGGAAAATAGTGGAAAAATATGGCGTCAATGTCTTTTACACTGCTCCAACAGCAATACGTACTTTAATGCGTGAGGGTGATAAATGGGTACACAACCATGACGTCTCGTCACTTAGGCTTCTGGGCACAGTTGGTGAGCCTATAAACCCGGAGGCTTGGATGTGGTATCACTCAGTGGTGGGAGGCGGGAAAATCCCAATTGTTGACACGTGGTGGCAGACTGAAACCGGAGGGATAATGATAACACCGCTTCCGGGCGCAATGTCACTTAAACCTGGCTCTGCAAGCAAACCGTTTTTTGGAATAAACCCGTTAATACTAAAAGAAGACGGCGCTCCGACAGACACAAACGAGGGCGGGTATCTGACAATAAAAACCCCATGGCCGGGAATGCTGAGAGGCACTTACGGTGATTCCGAAAACAAACGCGTTAAAGAAGTATATTTCTCACGCTTCCCTGGTGTCTATTTTACCGGTGATGGGGCAAGGCGCGATGAAGACGGCGATTTCTGGCTTATGGGGCGCATTGATGACGTTATCAATATCTCCGGTCACCGCATAGGAACTGCCGAGGTAGAATCGGCTCTGGTAAGCCACCAGCACGTAGCAGAGGCTGCAGTTGTAGGCTATCCGCATGATATAAAAGGCGAGGCACTGTATGTTTATGTTACTTTAAATGAAGGAATAGTTCCAACTGAAGAGCTAAGGCACGAGCTTGAAAAACATGTAAGAAAAGTTATCGGCCCCATAGCCGTACCGGATAAGATTCAATTCACACCGTTTTTACCTAAGACCAGAAGCGGGAAAATAATGAGAAGAATTTTAAGAAAAATCGCACACGGAGAGCTTGAAAACCTCGGTGACACAAGCACACTTGCCGACCCACTCGTTGTTGATTCTCTGGTTAGCGGCAGGTTGTAA